The sequence tgcagtgagctgagatcgcgccactgcactccagcctggggcacagagcaagactccgcgtcaaaaaaaaaaaaaaaaaaaaaaaaaaaaagtttacacaAAAGGGAAACTTTGTCAAACTGTCAGATTCAATTGAATCATATGGAATATATACAGCTTCATAGTAATTAAATACAAATTCAAACTCATAAATAACTCACAAATAACTCTGTTTTTTGAAAGCCCGTGTTGGAGGAGAGTGTGAGAGAAAGCCCATCTGAAGAGCAATTTGTCAACATGTAGCAAAAgctacaaaactttaaaaatcttaatcTATCCATTCCATTTGGGAAATATATGAGAAGAAAAAACTTAGAGGAGAAAATGAAGTTTGTGCAAGTTTCAATATAACagcattacttttcttttctttttttttttttgagtgagagtctttctctgtcgcccaggctgaagtgcagtggagtgatctcagatcactatgacctctgcctctcaggttcaagcgattctcgtgcctcagcctcctgaactgctgggattccaggcatgagctaccacgtccggctaatttttgtatttttagtagagatagggttttgccatgttggccaggctgttcttgaactactgacctaggtaatctgccagcctcagcctcccaaaatactgggatttcaggcatgagccaccacacccggcctatttttcataataaaaataagacacaatTCTAATGtacaattaaaaggaaaatggagGTTTAAAAGCAACTCTATATTACAGGATGGGATACAGTGAGCTATTATAATTAAAAAGGATTACTGTGTGGATTATGCTGATCCATGGAAATCTGTAAGTGAAGTTGTGATAAAGTGGAGCAAGTGATGAATACACTGAACTCTAAGGTCTTTGGAGATGGGCCATGTCTACTTATACTCAATCGGCAGGGCTACACTTGGTTCTTGGGACACAGTGAATGCTCAACAAGAGTCTGTTGAATGAACACATACATGGTTTATCTGTTTGTCTCTTCCGAGGTCTTGACTTTCTGTCTGCTCTGACCTCAGGCAACTTTGCACTAGTTCCTAGCTTTCATTCTGCTTACCTGGATTGCGGAACTCTAGCCTGCCCCACTCTTAGAAAAACGCTTGCCCTCTGTGGCCCTGGAACCGGAGTGACTTCTGCTATACCAAAGTCTCCAGGCCCAGGTGACACACAGCTGCAGCTCCATAAACCTCTAACATGATGTCAGCaaacataataaagaaaaaagcttataaaaacaataaacttcGTTAAAGGTACAAATGAAAATTAGCAAACATGGGAAGATCATTGAGTAAAGAgtttaaagttaaaaacaaattgCAGTCATTCTAGGGGAAGGAACAGTTGTATTTGAAAAGCTGTATGGTTACATGAACTGCCTAAAAAACAAGCTAAGGAAAATAAAAgctcaaatttatatattttaagaaattaattgCAATCAATTTCCTGGGATTAAATAGCATTTCCTCAACCCCAGCTGCCATTAAAAAGAGGCAAATACAGCTAAGGACTGGATCTTCTCTGGAAGACTGACAGCACTGACCCTCAAGAAGGCACCAGCTGACTGAGAACATTCTGCCCTGATATGTGCTGAAATTCCGCTGAGAGCAGAGTGGTACGTTAAACCCTTTAGGGGCTTACAAAAGAAGTGACCTGTGTTTTAGAGTCAGAGTTTTGCCAAAACAAGTATGAATTCACCTAGTCCCCCCTGCACCAGGCCTTTCCTGTGGGCACTGAGTGCCAGACACATCAATATGTAACAGCAGAATGAATGATGGAACGAACgattgaatgaaatgaagtgagaggCAGCAGTTTGTCAGATTCTATGAGGCAATCACAGCATCGAGTGACCACAGTATCTGAGAGGATTGCCATTTATTCTCTCCGGAGCGCACGGCTCTAAGGAAGCCCATATCCAGGCAGTGAGTTCTGGTGGGGGGCGCCTTTAGATGCAAGAAGGAGGAAACGGCTCGAAATCCCTGGGCCTGAGGGCGGCCCGTGCAGGCTGGAGGGTCAAGAACGCTCCGCTGGAGGCAGCCGCCCGGTGTCTGCCCCGGCTTCAACCCGGCCTAAGGCTGCTTGTGCTATAAATACGCGGCCCACATGCCGCGGTGACACGGTGTTCCTTGGGCTCGGCGGGACAGATAACATGAATGTGCCCTTTAAATGTCCCAAGTTGCAGGGACAGCCCCCGGCCCAGCCCCGCTCCCGGAAACGCCTTCGCCCCCGATGCCCTCTGAAGCGGGAGGAGGGGGCGCCGCGTACATGGCCAGCCAATGCGCGGCGCGCGCGCCGGCCGCGACCCGCCTCCTCTCGCGAGAGCCCGGCGCGGATATAAGGGGGGGCTGCGGGCGAGGCGGCGGCCCCTTCGCGTCGCGCAGGGTCGGGGACTGCGCGGCGGTGCCAGGCCGGGCGTGGGCGAGAGCGCGAGCGGGCTGCCCGCGGGCTGAGTGCGTCGAGCTGTCACCATGGGTGATCACGCTTGGAGCTTCCTAAAGGACTTCCTGGCCGGTGGTGTCGCCGCTGCAGTCTCCAAGACCGCGGTCGCCCCCATCGAGAGGGTCAAACTGCTGCTGCAGGTGAGGACGGCGCGGTGCAAGGGGTGGTGCGGGCGCGGTGCGAGGCGCGGGCGCTGGCGAGGTGGGCCGGGCGGGGCGCGCGATGCGGCGCGAGCTGCAGGGTGCGGGGCGCCGCGGAAAATCTGCGCCAGGCCACAGGCCCGGGCGCCCGCCCGCTTGTGGGGGAAGAAGGTGCCCTCTGCGTAGAGACAGGTCCAGCGTCAGTCGCAGATTCCTGGTGTCGGGTGGCGCCCGGCGTTCGGGTGTCTATATATGGAAACCCACCCGGAGCCGGTTTACGTGTGCCAGATCCTGCGCCCGTGACAGCCCGGGCGTGCACTCAGGCCTGGAGGCACCTAGTGATTGCCAGTATTTTTGGCACCGTCTTATGCGCACGCACCTTTACAATGAAAACACCAAAATAATCATCACGCAGGAATTCCCTTATCGTATCTCACGCACAGTGCTGTATGCAGGCTGACGCCTTCATCTTTATGTAACCTCTGTGAGAGagtttttcttctccattttacagatgaagctgAGGTTTTGAAATGTTAAGAAACAATTTTCGGAATAAACTCAGATCATCCTGTCTCCAAATCTTTTCCTCCCCTACCTGGTCGCTGAATGGCTTATCATCATCCTCCTGTTTTTCTCCACCTGCCCAAAAGGTCAGGGCCCCTCAATGAGGAAGAGCCCAATTTGGGAGTCAAAATTGCTAACAAACCCCCCCACAAATTGCTCACAAAGGCAGCGAAACCTCAATAATTGATTACTTGGATTGTCTGCTTGAAAACTTTGGAGCCCTAATGCTTAGTGGATTTATTCTCCTTCCTCTATTAGAGCATCTACTAGAGATCCTCATCTCCAGGGTGATCAGAGTGACACTGAGAAATTGTCATTTTTTGGCCATCATGTCTATTAAATCCAAAGCCCTTTGAAGCAGGGAGTGTTACTCATTCTGTCCCCCAGTAAGCCCCTCATACAGTTCTCAGACCTAGGGAAAGTGAAATAGATAAATGGCTAGCTTTATACAATTCAGTCACCTCTTCAGTTTATTTGGGGCAACACCTTTTCCCTCAAATACCCTAATAATTGAAGCCACATTGGATTATTTTGGCTTGTTATCTAGTAACTAACATGGATAACAGTATCCATTTACATGTCCTCAGTATCCATTTGATTTcctcatcctttttttcttcaaaaaaaaaaaaaaatctaggaagtGCAAACCTTCTTTTTTCTCCTGTCCTTTTCCCCTGTCCCTGCCCTGCCTGTCCTCTATCACCCACCCTCCCCTCCACCAGGTCCAGCATGCCAGCAAACAGATCAGTGCTGAGAAGCAGTACAAAGGGATCATTGATTGTGTGGTGAGAATCCCCAAGGAGCAGGGCTTTCTCTCCTTCTGGAGGGGTAACCTGGCCAACGTGATCCGTTACTTCCCCACCCAAGCTCTCAACTTCGCCTTCAAGGACAAGTACAAGCAGCTCTTCTTAGGGGGTGTGGATCGGCATAAGCAGTTCTGGCGCTACTTTGCTGGTaacctggcatctggtggggccGCTGGGGCCACCTCCCTTTGCTTTGTCTACCCGCTGGACTTTGCTAGGACCAGGTTGGCTGCCGACGTGGGCAAGGGTGCCGCCCAGCGTGAGTTCCATGGTCTGGGCGACTGTATCATCAAGATCTTCAAGTCTGATGGCCTGAGGGGTCTCTACCAAGGTTTCAACGTCTCTGTCCAAGGCATCATTATCTACAGAGCTGCCTAC is a genomic window of Macaca mulatta isolate MMU2019108-1 chromosome 5, T2T-MMU8v2.0, whole genome shotgun sequence containing:
- the SLC25A4 gene encoding ADP/ATP translocase 1, which produces MGDHAWSFLKDFLAGGVAAAVSKTAVAPIERVKLLLQVQHASKQISAEKQYKGIIDCVVRIPKEQGFLSFWRGNLANVIRYFPTQALNFAFKDKYKQLFLGGVDRHKQFWRYFAGNLASGGAAGATSLCFVYPLDFARTRLAADVGKGAAQREFHGLGDCIIKIFKSDGLRGLYQGFNVSVQGIIIYRAAYFGVYDTAKGMLPDPKNVHIFVSWMIAQSVTAVAGLVSYPFDTVRRRMMMQSGRKGADIMYTGTVDCWRKIAKDEGAKAFFKGAWSNVLRGMGGAFVLVLYDEIKKYV